In Porites lutea chromosome 9, jaPorLute2.1, whole genome shotgun sequence, a single window of DNA contains:
- the LOC140947719 gene encoding N-acetylglucosamine-6-phosphate deacetylase-like yields the protein MKRTHDKRPKLYQFRNCRLLRDSEIITDDLWVRDGKIIDPRIIFWEEQIKADVQIDCNNVIICPGFIDVQINGGFGVDFSSDTDKLEEGLVTVAKGLLQHGVTSFCPTIVTSTQQSYNEILKMVKRTPGGENGAEILGAHLEGPFLNPDMKGAHKAHLMRQISTKGAQEMEDFYGTLDHVSIVTLAPELAGENMESIKQLVQRNIVVSIGHSAANEEIAEQAAKKGATFITHLFNAMLPFHHRDPGIVGLLTSYDIPKPMFYGLIADGIHTHPTATRIAHRSHPTGLVLITDAIAALGLPPGLHKLGPMKVEIDHEKATLQGTNTLAGSIASMDVCIQRFKKMSGCTIVEALEGATLHPAQLLQIEHRKGILNYNSDADLVFVDDDLNVHATFIAGEPVWLKKGGLVTGDVQLKYNLISKKVRKQN from the exons ATGAAAAGAACACACGATAAGCGGCCGAAGTTATACCAGTTTAGAAATTGTCGACTTTTGAGAGACAGTGAAATAATTACAGACGATCTCTGGGTTCGAGATGGAAAGATTATTGATCCTCGAATAATTTTCTGGGAAGAGCAGATCAAAGCAGATGTACAAATTGACTGCAATAATGTGATCATCTGTCCCGGATTTATTGATGTGCAAATAAACG GTGGATTTGGTGTGGATTTCTCATCTGATACTGACAAATTAGAAGAAGGTTTAGTGACCGTAGCAAAAGGTTTGTTACAACATGGAGTGACATCTTTCTGCCCCACAATTGTAACATCAACACAACAAAGTTACAATGAG ATTTTAAAGATGGTCAAAAGAACTCCTGGTGGAGAGAATGGAGCAGAAATTCTAG GTGCTCATTTGGAAGGACCATTTCTTAATCCTGACATGAAAGGTGCTCACAAGGCACATCTTATGAGACAGATAAGCACCAAAGGGGCTCAAGAAATGGAAGATTTTTATGGAACATTAGATCATGTCAGCATTGTAACTCTTGCCCCAGAATTAGCAGGAGAAAATATGGAGTCAATTAAACAGCTGGTGCAGAGGAATATTGTGGTATCTATag GTCACTCAGCAGCAAATGAGGAAATTGCAGAGCAAGCTGCTAAAAAAGGTGCCACATTCATCACCCATCTGTTTAATGCCATGTTACCA TTCCATCACAGAGATCCAGGGATTGTGGGACTCCTTACAAGTTATGACATTCCTAAACCCATGTTTTATGGATTAATTGCTGATGGTATTCACACACACCCAACAGCTACCAGAATTGCTCACAGGTCACATCCTACAG GTCTTGTGCTGATAACAGATGCTATTGCAGCGCTGGGTCTCCCCCCAGGTTTACATAAACTTGGCCCAATGAAGGTGGAAATTGATCATGAAAAGGCCACATTACAAGGAACAAATACTCTGGCTGGAAG TATTGCCTCCATGGATGTCTGCATTCAAAGATTTAAGAAAATGTCAG ggTGCACCATAGTAGAAGCACTTGAAGGAGCCACACTACACCCTGCCCAGTTGTTACAAATTGAACACAGAAAAGGGATCTTAAATTACAATTCTGATGCAGATTTAGTGTTTGTAGATGATGACCTCAATGTTCACGCAACTTTTATTGCTGGTGAACCAGTGTGGTTGAAAAAAGGGGGTCTAGTTACTGGAGACGTGCAGCTCAAATATAACTTGATCTCTAAGAAAGTTAGAAAACAGAATTGA